Proteins encoded in a region of the Mycoplasma feriruminatoris genome:
- a CDS encoding BspA family leucine-rich repeat surface protein yields MKNKYISLLAKIGVLFTVTSLPLVVISCKTSSPKNNKPNNQQNVANKIDISTLTNLIQAKNNLQKQDILQALQKTNGLDKLTENDFDMDIKKANLLHNGTLVVTSNKDSKLIKGELSLEIERLTKVEKVDTKYNENRTEVLVIGYDENGKISKFDARVNMVPEKLPEEIISLDDAFRNNGSTTIKNLDKWDTSNIVSMRSMFEHAKNFNQDLSNWNTENVTDMSYMFYDASKFNSKLSNWKTQNVKQMRSMFQEAKEFNQDISNWNTINVENVKSMFQDATQFNKPLSNWNLKNVKVLDHMFHGASEFNSDIFKINNNIVTDMSYMFYKATKFNKSLDWNVSKVTNMNGMFYGARDFNQNITNWDVSSVKSMKSMFSETSLFNQDIKGWNVENVTDMEQMFQKALSFNRDISNWNVKKVEKYANFSIHMNNEHKPKFGQKK; encoded by the coding sequence ATGAAAAATAAGTATATCAGTTTACTAGCAAAAATTGGAGTTTTATTTACTGTAACATCACTTCCACTAGTTGTTATTTCATGTAAAACTTCAAGTCCTAAAAACAACAAACCTAATAATCAGCAAAATGTAGCAAATAAAATTGATATTTCAACTTTAACAAATTTAATTCAAGCAAAGAATAACTTACAAAAACAAGATATTTTACAAGCTTTACAAAAAACAAATGGACTAGATAAATTAACTGAAAACGATTTTGACATGGACATCAAAAAAGCTAATTTATTACATAATGGAACATTAGTAGTCACATCTAATAAAGATTCTAAACTTATAAAAGGAGAATTAAGCTTAGAAATTGAAAGACTAACAAAAGTTGAAAAAGTCGATACCAAATATAATGAAAATAGAACTGAAGTTCTAGTAATTGGTTATGATGAAAATGGAAAAATTTCTAAGTTTGATGCAAGAGTTAATATGGTTCCTGAAAAACTACCAGAAGAAATTATTAGTTTGGATGATGCCTTTAGAAACAATGGTTCTACTACAATTAAAAATCTTGATAAATGAGACACATCTAATATAGTAAGTATGAGATCAATGTTTGAACACGCTAAAAATTTTAACCAAGATTTATCAAATTGAAACACAGAAAATGTAACTGATATGAGTTATATGTTTTATGATGCAAGTAAATTTAATAGCAAGTTATCAAATTGAAAAACTCAAAATGTAAAACAAATGCGAAGTATGTTCCAAGAAGCCAAGGAATTTAATCAAGACATTTCTAACTGAAATACAATTAATGTTGAAAATGTGAAAAGTATGTTTCAAGATGCAACACAATTTAATAAACCACTTTCTAATTGAAATTTGAAAAATGTAAAAGTATTAGATCATATGTTTCATGGAGCTTCTGAATTTAATAGTGATATTTTCAAAATAAATAATAATATAGTAACTGATATGAGTTATATGTTTTATAAAGCTACAAAATTTAATAAGTCTTTAGATTGAAATGTTTCAAAAGTAACTAATATGAATGGTATGTTTTATGGTGCTCGTGATTTTAATCAAAATATAACTAATTGAGATGTTTCAAGCGTTAAATCTATGAAGAGTATGTTTAGTGAAACAAGTCTATTCAACCAAGATATAAAAGGTTGAAATGTAGAAAATGTAACCGACATGGAACAAATGTTTCAAAAAGCACTAAGTTTTAATAGAGATATTTCTAACTGAAATGTTAAAAAAGTAGAAAAATATGCTAACTTTAGCATACATATGAACAATGAACATAAACCTAAATTTGGGCAAAAGAAATAA
- a CDS encoding phosphatase PAP2 family protein encodes MLFTTNKQNRQVVFDLKNQKNHSFYFIYICIGILFLLGLVSLIFSTPYKNDLLLSRFFEKAANYELGKWWSRGTELIGDTQVLIYYLSLFMLAIECFFAYKKQNKSRFFIKHYYLVKIVYILILCITISLAIHRIYTVFNFDNGYGKYGDLVYQDKIIYRQVLTTIIAIYQVSILTFIFYTIHFKWAKRTDILTNKYFTKSIKVMIIGPFLLTVVTLIKGMTSRPFYWNVIFADLLNKMTKTHPEFVSHYLKQEHIKLGFLASDLDLSKYDFLKLVDASEIKNMYFSNSTQNWAWYISNGFFNPSKHTCQFTYYQEWAFPSGHACQTMVIGYALYSIFISDKKLTTKKLIWCFVYLLFLLSMSFALVVTRGHWVSDVAFSYVFTIPLIVISEIVYKKLSVKYFKI; translated from the coding sequence ATGTTATTTACAACAAACAAACAAAACAGACAAGTTGTTTTTGATTTAAAAAACCAAAAGAACCATTCATTCTACTTTATTTACATTTGTATAGGTATTTTATTTTTATTAGGCCTAGTTTCTTTAATATTTTCCACTCCTTATAAAAATGATTTGTTATTATCTAGGTTTTTTGAAAAAGCAGCAAATTACGAATTAGGTAAATGATGATCAAGAGGTACTGAATTAATTGGTGATACTCAAGTACTTATTTATTATTTAAGTTTGTTTATGTTAGCTATTGAGTGTTTTTTTGCATATAAAAAACAAAATAAATCAAGATTTTTTATTAAGCATTATTATTTAGTAAAAATAGTCTACATATTAATTTTATGTATAACAATATCATTAGCCATTCATCGTATTTATACAGTTTTTAATTTTGATAATGGGTATGGAAAATATGGAGATCTAGTTTATCAAGATAAAATAATCTATCGTCAAGTACTTACTACAATTATTGCTATTTATCAAGTTTCTATTCTAACTTTTATTTTTTATACAATACATTTTAAATGAGCAAAAAGAACTGATATTTTAACTAATAAATACTTTACTAAATCTATTAAAGTAATGATAATAGGTCCTTTTTTACTAACTGTAGTTACTCTTATAAAAGGAATGACTTCTCGCCCTTTTTATTGAAACGTAATTTTTGCTGATCTTTTAAATAAAATGACAAAAACTCATCCAGAATTTGTTAGCCATTATTTAAAACAAGAACATATTAAATTAGGTTTTTTAGCTAGTGATTTAGATTTATCAAAATACGATTTTTTAAAACTAGTAGATGCTAGTGAAATTAAAAATATGTATTTTTCAAATTCTACTCAGAACTGAGCTTGATATATATCTAATGGTTTTTTTAATCCTTCAAAACATACTTGTCAGTTTACTTATTATCAAGAATGAGCTTTTCCATCAGGTCATGCTTGTCAGACTATGGTTATTGGTTATGCTTTATATTCAATTTTTATTTCTGATAAAAAGTTAACTACTAAAAAGTTAATATGATGTTTTGTTTATTTATTATTTTTATTATCTATGAGCTTTGCATTAGTTGTAACTAGAGGTCATTGAGTAAGTGATGTTGCTTTTTCTTATGTTTTTACAATTCCTTTAATAGTAATTAGTGAAATAGTTTATAAAAAGTTAAGTGTTAAGTATTTTAAGATTTAA
- a CDS encoding phosphatase PAP2 family protein, whose product MIKTISKKDTISTEFNLKQQRTFSLKPIFISIAIIYIFAVISLIYSTPYKNDFKLSQFFEKGLKFEIVKYWSMWYEIIGDSETTVIYLSAFMVLVESFFAYKSKDNKINFWSKNKWILKAIYIIIVVCWIIQVIINCFLTVNKDNGFGVTGDAVLLDSNIYRNSGMIIFSIIHTILLVSIFYWIHFKFAKRNDFLTNRYWIDSIKILTIAILSTITVILKGMTSRPFYYNVVYNDLLKEVKLNGRIDWVEHYLNQDVFKHGFLDLKTNKYTANSPIEWPWYVSNGFFNPSKYTNQFDHWHKWAFPSGHTVATLTLGYVLYLFITKDNKLTYKELIILGVYLLHLFSMSFSLVVSRGHWVSDIAFSYVYFIPIIVITEIVYKKLSAKYFNI is encoded by the coding sequence ATGATAAAAACAATAAGTAAAAAAGATACGATTAGCACTGAGTTTAATCTAAAACAACAAAGAACTTTTTCTTTAAAACCTATATTTATTAGTATAGCTATTATTTATATTTTTGCTGTTATTAGTCTGATATATTCAACACCATATAAAAATGATTTTAAACTATCTCAGTTTTTTGAAAAAGGCTTAAAATTTGAAATAGTTAAGTACTGATCTATGTGGTATGAAATTATTGGAGATTCAGAAACAACTGTTATTTATTTATCTGCTTTTATGGTTTTAGTAGAAAGTTTTTTTGCTTATAAAAGTAAAGATAATAAGATTAATTTCTGATCTAAAAACAAATGAATATTAAAAGCAATTTATATCATTATAGTAGTTTGTTGAATAATACAAGTAATTATTAATTGTTTTTTAACAGTTAATAAAGATAATGGGTTTGGTGTTACTGGAGATGCTGTTTTATTAGATAGTAATATTTATCGTAATTCAGGAATGATAATCTTTAGTATTATTCATACAATTTTATTAGTTAGTATTTTTTATTGAATTCATTTTAAATTTGCAAAAAGAAATGATTTTTTAACTAACAGATATTGAATTGATAGTATAAAGATTTTAACAATAGCTATTCTTTCAACAATTACAGTTATTTTAAAAGGAATGACTTCTCGACCATTTTACTATAATGTTGTTTATAATGATCTTTTAAAAGAAGTAAAGTTAAATGGTCGTATTGATTGAGTTGAACATTATTTAAATCAAGATGTTTTTAAACATGGGTTTTTAGATCTTAAAACAAATAAATACACTGCTAATTCACCTATTGAATGACCTTGATATGTATCTAATGGATTTTTTAATCCATCAAAATATACAAATCAGTTTGATCATTGACACAAATGAGCATTTCCTTCAGGTCATACTGTAGCTACTTTAACTTTAGGATATGTTTTATATTTATTCATAACTAAAGATAATAAGTTAACTTATAAAGAATTGATTATATTAGGTGTTTATTTATTGCACTTATTTTCAATGAGTTTTTCTTTAGTAGTTAGTAGAGGTCATTGAGTAAGTGATATTGCCTTTTCTTATGTGTATTTTATTCCTATAATAGTAATTACTGAAATAGTTTATAAAAAGTTAAGTGCTAAATATTTTAATATCTAA
- a CDS encoding phosphatase PAP2 family protein, with the protein MIKTISKKDTISTEFKLKQQRTFSFKLIFIVLAIIYVLAVISLIFSTPYKYDFKLSQFFEKGLKFEIVKYWSMWYQILGDTEIVVVYLSVFMILVESFFAYKTKDNKLNFWSKNKWILKSIYVLIIIIWLIQITLRCNSIINKDNGFGVTGDAVLLDSNIYRNSGMIIFSAIHTVLLITVFCWIHFKLARTKEFLTDKYWIDALKVLIIAIFSSITVILKGMTSRPFYYNVIYNDLLEQVRLNKHSDWVDHYLNQDVFKHGFLDIKTNKYIANSTTDWPWYVPNGFFNPSKYTNQFSSWQDWAFPSGHVCMSLALGNVLYLFITKNNKITYKKLIVLGIYLLHLFSMGFALVVNRGHWVSDIAFSYVYFIPIIVLVNMYAKRVILKIVELVNKKFSKKKGW; encoded by the coding sequence ATGATAAAAACAATAAGCAAAAAAGATACGATCAGCACTGAGTTTAAACTAAAACAACAAAGAACTTTTTCTTTTAAACTTATATTTATTGTTTTAGCTATTATCTATGTTTTAGCAGTTATTAGTTTGATATTTTCAACTCCATATAAATATGATTTTAAACTATCTCAGTTTTTTGAAAAAGGCTTAAAATTTGAAATAGTTAAGTACTGATCTATGTGGTATCAAATTCTTGGAGATACTGAAATAGTTGTTGTTTATTTATCAGTATTTATGATTTTGGTTGAAAGCTTTTTTGCTTATAAAACTAAAGATAATAAGCTTAATTTTTGATCTAAAAACAAATGAATTTTAAAAAGTATTTATGTTTTGATAATTATTATTTGATTAATCCAAATTACTTTAAGATGCAATTCAATAATTAATAAAGATAATGGATTTGGTGTTACTGGAGATGCTGTTTTATTAGATAGTAATATTTATCGTAATTCAGGAATGATAATCTTTAGTGCTATTCATACAGTTTTACTAATAACAGTTTTTTGTTGAATACATTTTAAACTTGCAAGAACTAAAGAATTTCTAACTGACAAATATTGAATTGATGCTTTAAAAGTTTTAATTATTGCTATTTTTTCATCAATTACAGTTATTTTAAAAGGAATGACTTCACGTCCGTTTTATTATAATGTTATTTATAATGATCTTTTAGAACAAGTAAGATTAAATAAACATAGTGATTGAGTTGACCATTATTTAAATCAAGATGTTTTTAAACATGGGTTTTTAGATATAAAAACAAATAAATATATTGCTAATTCTACTACTGATTGACCTTGGTACGTACCTAATGGATTTTTTAATCCTTCAAAATATACTAATCAATTTAGTTCTTGACAAGACTGAGCATTTCCATCTGGTCATGTTTGTATGAGTTTAGCTTTAGGTAATGTTTTATATTTATTCATAACTAAGAATAATAAGATTACTTATAAAAAGTTAATTGTATTAGGTATTTATTTATTGCATTTATTTTCAATGGGTTTTGCTTTAGTTGTTAATAGAGGACATTGAGTAAGTGATATTGCTTTTTCTTATGTATATTTTATTCCTATAATAGTTTTAGTTAATATGTATGCTAAAAGAGTTATATTAAAAATAGTAGAGTTAGTTAATAAAAAATTTAGTAAGAAAAAAGGTTGGTAA